TTCAAGTGTGCAAATCCAGTCCGTTTGCAAATCACGAGTTTTAAGACCTGAATAACAAGTATACATTTAGGCTGTACTCCACCTTGAGAGTCGGATCCTCACTATCGTTATTTACATATTTAAGATATTAACCTGTTAACCACACTTACAAGACGATTTGGACTGAACAAACCTCGCCCCACCCCGACTAGCTGGGCCCGCAAAACAGGCGCCCACTGAGCGCCTGGTTGACTGGCCAATCAGCCTGTCACTTAGCATGCTGGCTAGCTCCGCGGCTAGCGACTACGGCGGCTAACTGGCTCCAGGCGATCAGACGCGTCGACAACCGCCCAAACAAGCCCAAGCGGCTTTCACCCTCGCACAGTTTCGTACGACGGTACACCGAAGCGGATTTCACACTGAGAGTAATTGACAAAGTCCGCGATTTTCTCGGCGTCAACTTACATGGGCGCTGAGAGGATTGTGTTTGTGACCGTTCATCTCTCCCGATGGAGGAACACTCCCACGATGACGTCATATAGCGTGCTCGGCGTCAAAACACACAACAACGCCTGAACCACGCAAGACAAGAGTACTGTAGTCTGCGTCATAACTGTGTAATAATAGACAAAGAGACAATTTAATGACAGTCTAATTATACAAGTGTAACCTGAACAAGAATATTTATTAAACTAGTATTTTATTAACATTTATAATAAACAACTTTATCCAATATGACACAAACTGTGCCCTTTAGACTGCAGATTCATGTTCATGAACGATCCTGGCTACTCATTAAACCAATTAAACAATTGCCAGTGTACACTCATTATGGCGAAGCAGTttttctgacacattcactcacaaATTCGTATATACCTAAAAAAATAACGCTATTTGCTGTCTGCTAATGTATGAATGAAATAGGGCATATCACAGATCCCTCTGGTGTATATGAGTCAAGAATATTGTAATTTTGTAGttaaatgggggaaaaaaagggaattACCCACATCGAGCTCTGACGCTACTGGATAACCGTTCATCACTAGCTCCTGCAGCTATGACCTTAGATGACAAGGTACACACATGCATGGCGTGATACCCAGGATAATGCTCCTGCTTAGCTGGAATAGACTATGATGGATTGTCGGCGGGAGAATCTGAAATTCCACACGAAGACGTCTTTTGAGGGGCACAGTGGACTGGTAGATAAGGGGTAGGAAAAGGTCCTGTGCtgtgaagaaaaacatttcCCAGGGGGATACAAAACAGGGATCTGATTAGCACAAGGTTAAATAGTCTGAATGCGTCCATCTGGCATCTTCAGTGGGAAGGACTGGTGAGATTGTAAAGGAGGATTATGAAATTGTGACTTTGAGGAAGAAATGGTCTTCTCTTCATGAGTTGGGACTTGTGTGGTTAGCTTGACCTCTGTGGTAGCAGTGgtgagtttggatttttttaataCTGCTACATATCGTTCTTAATTGTCCACAAACATTCATGTTACATTCAGTGAATTTAGTTTTTATAAAATTGTCAGATAATGCGAACAAGAGTGTGATTGGTTGTTTATCTTTATGTGCTCTCCGATTGGCTAGCGACTCAGCAGTTGTAGCCCCGCCTCTGACCTAGTCAACTGCGACATACTCCAAGGTCATGCGCGATTGACATTCTGTAATATAAATTCAACATGGTTGTCAAAGTAAAAGAAGTTTCTTTTATTGAAAGCTTCaaattctgtaaaaaaaaaaaaaaacatacattacATGGCATAATTTATAACATGTAAATACTCAAGTTGTAAATCATCATTTCATTCATAATACTATAATTGAAGGCTTATGATAACTAAATTATATTACAAATATTGCAAAATCAAAATATCTGTCCTAAAAAATGACTGGACTATCTtttacaaaataacattttaaatacttttttgtcACTTTCGCCTTTTCATCTATCTTTTCACTGTATTATTCAGCCTTTTTTCAAGTTTGGCTTCTTTGTACAATTTCCTACATTGGTTGATGTTGGGGTTTTTTGGGGGATAAATATCTGTCTCTGTTATCTGTTAAAGGTCTGTGACATCCTCATCAGACCAATCATTCTGATGTGTCGACAATGAGAACGTTGAAAAAAGTTCTTCTTCCTGAGATCTTTTTGGTGATTCCCCATGATAATAGTGACCAGTTGCCGCGTTATTTGACTGCGTTGGCTCTCTGGCTTGGAAGTGGTCTAGCGATGCAGAGATGGAGTCTGTATCCATCATCCAGCCGTAGCCAACATAAGCTGGGGGGAATGTCACTATGCCATTCTCTCCATCCGACTGCGTccaagagggaggaggaggtgtgAACAGGCTTCCGGCCAAAAGTTGTCCGTGATGGAGAGCGCCGTCAGTGCCGCGCCTCAGGTTAATGGGAGACGGGGGCCTCGTGTCGAATTCTATAAGCGAGAGAATACATTCTCGCTCGCCAAAGCTTTGCCATATATTAAGTGTAGCCTGTGAGTCATAGTTGATATTGCCAGGAGCATCCTGCTTGTATTCCGATACAATAACAGATTGTTGATCTTCATAAGGACTCCTCAAGCCGTTGCTGAAACTTGCTGGCGAGAAATTATGCTTCGCCAGGTTATTTGGCATCAGTCTTCTCCATTTCCTCTCAGTCCTTTTGAGTTGCCCTTTTCGGACACTGGCCAAGACCTTATCCCACAAGCTGCTCGTCATTGTCCCTCTGTTAAACACCTTACGCCTGCTCCGCCTCCTGGAAGGCATCCAGAAGATCCAGGATCCCAAGACCAGCAATGATGAACCCCAAGCTAACTCAATGATCCTGGCCCAAAACTGGCTGAGCCACCAGCACCAACCGAATCGCCTCCAGTTGCCCATCAGGCCGTAGAGCCAGAGAAGACTGCAAATCTGAAGATTGCAGCTCATAATACCAAGGCAGGCACACACGGCCATTACCCGCTTAGCGCACCTCTCGACCTTTTGTAAAGGAAGCCCGCAAGGAAGTGAGGACTTGAGGAACATATTTGAGTAGCAAAGGGACTTCAGGAGTATTTCTAAGCAAAATGGAAGGCCCCAACAGAGTGACAAAGTCTGCAGCATAAGAGAGAGAAGTGGAAAGAAAGCAGTGAAATACAAATCGGCTGCAAGCAAAACGCCGCAGTGTGATACAACCAACGCCACCAACACCTGAGGCTGGTGTAACACGACTGGGAAAAGGAATAATTCGAACCTCCTGGGAGTGACAAGTGTGAGGGTGACCTGAGCCCACAGGAACAGCTGCATGGGAACGTTCTGCAGTGCTGCCAGCGTAGTGTGAGACACGATCTGCCGAGTACCGTAAGGATCCAGTAGCAGGTGAATGGCCCTCAAAGCGCCACTCACAATCAGGGCGCTGTTAGCCAGCATCAGAGCACCGCAGTGGGGGTAAGACAGAGTGGAGGCAGCGGCCATTCCTAAAACGGCCACGGACGCCATGAGGATGAAGAGGCTGGCCGAGCCGAAGACGTGGATTTCCCAGGCGAACGCCAGCGTCCGCCTCATGTCGTCCCATAGCAAGTCAGTGCCGTTGTAATTGGCGAGAACAACGCAAGGCGTTTGAACGCAGGGTCGTCCGGATCCTGATATGTTGGTCGCAGAGGAAAACACACGGGTTTCCACAAGGTGGTCCACACCTGTAAGGGAGGACAGAGTCTTTATCCTTTTATTCACCTTTTGTTTTAGAGACTTTTGATTTTCATTTCTAACGGCATGGCACTCAACACTAACTTACCTGTTTGAGCATGATTATCAACTCTTGCACGGCTGCCTTCCAAAAGAATCTCCTGTGATTTTACACTGGAGTGATTGAGTTTTGTAACTGAAGAATTGGTGTTAGCTGTTCCACTCAGTGAGTGAGGAAGAGTAATCACTTCACTTGACGTcaactttttttgctttctggTTTCCTCTGTAACAGGAGGGATTGCACGATCCAATCTACTGCTGTTGCCTCTGAGGATGTCACTcactggatggatgatggaatcTGTGCTTTGAGTCCTTCCAATTAAATCACCATGTGAATCTGAAAAGCTTCCAAGTGAATGACACAATGCCAGAGTAATGACGAAGAGCAGAGAGGAACACTCCATTTTTACCCACCCTGTTGAATCAAAAGTCTGTAGAATAAAGGGAAAATATTTGATATGAACTGTTATATTACGCAATACATCAATTTGTTATGAAGATGATtgcattattccaacatttaaaACCATTTTAATAGATGGTTAAgtagacaaaaataaaatctccATAAGAGGGATATTTGGTAAAAGAAGCATTCTCTAATCCAATTCATTTATCCACCCCACAACATCTGTGCAAacaaattgtaacattttttctgaatttctCCTCTACAAAGGCTGCAACATAATTTGTCACtattgtttatatttgttttcaaagaaaCACTGTTTAGCGCATAATTAAATTACAGTGCAGGTATTACCAGATGCTATTTTAAAACCAGATcactatttttaaaataattttcacAGTTCTACATGCACACATAAGCACACTAAAAGATCTGAATTGACCTGACACGACATGACTAAAACAATCTACTGACACTTTTAAACAATTAACAGGATACCTGGGAATCTTTATGGCTTCTTTTAATGCATCAGGTATAGCTGCTTCGTAGGCGGCTGATGAAGTCCATCAAAGTGAGCTTTCAACAATGTGGACCATCACATCATGCCTTCAAGCTGGCATCCTATTCTTATTACTGCACCGGCTGCTTACTTGGCAGTGTCCCATAATGGGTCAGCTCCTAAGACCCATCAACGAATACAAAACTGATGTGAAGTAAATGCATGGGTGCATCCTCAAAGCTCATATATTCAGGCAAAGATTAACCAGAATAGAAATGTAAAAAACGTTTTAAAAGGATATTCCAATTTTGAAAGTAGTTCCTGGACCCCATCTGCCACTGTCTACAACAGTTATGTTCAGGTAAATCCTTCCCAAAAGGATTAGATTAAGATTCTTACGGTAGCGCACAGTCACATGAAGTTAAAGTGCACATCTGACTATACGCTCACACTCAGAGAAATTCATTAATTCTAAAATGTTACTTTACATGgcattttaatattattagtTTGTGCATGAAACTGCAATAGAATTGTGTAATAATGCATAAAACGATTTTTTTACAGAAATATATCATACAGCTCTTATAAAAAGAGAACCTCGCAGAGTACATGGAGACTCGGAGTCTGAGCATCACAAATAGTTGCAGAAAAGCACTGGCAACCAGGCACTAACATAAGAATTAACTATTTGCTGCCCATGTTAAATGCACAGGGTCTATGCATGGGGTACATCTATCCCGGTCCACCTTAAGAGGAGCGGAGAGGCCGCATGAAGAGGACCTAGCAGGGGGGCGGCCTCCACTGCACACGCCGGGCTCTTTAAGGGGGACTGGCTAAGTTAGATGCTGTTAAAGGGACATGCCTTCCACATCGACAAGAAGCGCTTCAATGTACAGTAGAAAAAAATGGTGCCCTCTATAGTTTTTGCATTTACATTTGTTGCCATTTCTTTTAATATAGCACATTTTATAAAtcgtatatatattatatattttttaaaataaacattttaaaacacaGTGTAGTTGCAAGATAAAGAGTCACATTTATTGCTCTTGACTGCCATCATTTATTTACACATGCACAATTTAAGGAGATGCAATATAACGGAATATTGCCAATGTGGGAGCTACTGAGAGCCTGtttcttttaacacaaatattacAAACTGTTCTCTGTATGATATTATGCAGTTCAACATCAATATTGCTGCATTACAATTTATTATGCTGAGTCAGGAAtatgaaaaatgtatttaatcaaATGAGAAAATCAGCATATCAAAGCTATGCCATTATCAGAAGTGCTCGTAGTATTAAATTATTACTGATAATACGCGAAGGGTTCTGCGGATTGTTGCCCTGCACAGTTGGAACAGAATCTCCCGATTTTCACATCAGGGCCTGGTCTTCCGTCATTTCAAAATCACACtggataaacaaacaaaaaaaaaaaacacacagttgAATGTCTGGTCGTTGACAAACTTCAGGCTTGTGGAAAAGGTTTGCTTCTTTGCGCGTCCACGGGTTCCTCGTTTATCGACATCGAAAGCCGCCTGGATTTCTGCGCAGACGTCAGACAAGAGACCGCCTGCTTGCCTCTGCCCGTTCACCACTGCCGTTGTGAAACAGTTGTTGCAAACTAATCGTAGCATTATTGGTGGAATTGCAGCGTCTGCCCTGCATGGACTGTGCGACGGGGTGGATAGCATGCTGATGGTAGCTGCTGGACGATTATCGGCTTTTTAGTTTTTAAACACCGTGCCTTGGCGGAAAGGAGacgatttctttttatttaaggTAGCATGACAGGATCCGAACGTTAGCACTAGCTAGCGTCATGTTGTCCGATTTAAATTTGGAGGCTTGTTGCGTTATAAAGTAACGATCTGTGTAGTTTAGTCTTGATATTTTTCAATCGACGCGACCATGTTAGGTGATAAACATAAGTATCTGCTGAGGTAATCATACGGACCGAGGATATTCAGTTCGGCTAGCTATGCTATGCTAGCTTGCTAACAGTTAGCTTAGCTTATGTGCATTCAATTTGTACATGAGCCCAGGCTACCGTATCTTTGGTGCCTTTATGTGTATTTTTTGTACTTAATGGTCAATGTTTAAGAAACAAGCACGAGCTGATCGCTGTTGTTtcaggaaaaatacaaatcataGTAATTATTCAGACCACAATTACGGCGCCACTTCGTAATCTGTTGAAATACCAAATTTTCTTGCAATTTAGGTTATGtgcgtaaaattatttcaaaaaCGACTTGCATAAAACTCCAGTGATCAGGCAGATCATTTAAATTCGATTTTGTAATATCTTTTGACTAACCTCAGGGGAGTTATGGCTCTCTAAAATTATTCGCCAACGTCTAATTACAAAGACAATTGGGTcgagattttcttttctttatttttttaaagatgagtttTATAAATAGGTACCTATTCTTTAACATCTCATCTTATTAGAAACCCTGCAAAACACAGAAATCATCAACATATAATGACATTGACATAAGTTATTACAGAAAGCCAAGGGGGCTAGGTTTGCATAAAATCTTCTAAAAATAGTTATCAAGAGCAAAACAGCGATGCAGTTGACTGTCAGATGATGTGTGGAAATCTAAACATGTCTAGAAAAAGGCTCAAGAATGAACCAACACATAAGTTGTGAAAATACATATCACACTTAAGAGGCATTTGTAATTGATCCAGTTTAAGCCcctcttttgattgttttctaGGTCCAGTGACAATGAACGAGCAGGAGGCCGGTGTGGTCTCGTTTGACGAATACGTGCGGCAAAAAGCCCGAACTGTACCCCAGCACAGGATGAAGGAGTTCCTGGAGTCCCTCTCCAAAGGGGAGTTCAGTCAGCAGGGAGGGGCAACCACCACCACTACCACCACCACCGCAGCTATGGTCTATCAAGACCAGACCAACAACTGTGTCTACACTGACAGCACAGAGGTCGCTGGCTCTCTCTTGGAGCTGGCTTGTCCAGTAAGAACTGACTTTATTGACTTATATCATGGCTTAGTTTGAGTTTGATGTGTTAAAAATTGCTGCTCATGACAGGTACAGCTGACCTCGGCCGAGATTTCACCTCAGCTTTCCATGCATCCAGAATCGGAACAGCAGCTTCAAGTGCAGGTTTGTTTATCTGAATTTAACCTTGTGACATCATGCGCAGACGTGAAAATGAATGGCTCTCTAATAAGatcaaggaaaataaaaaatattattatcatttatatATCTACCGGTGTTGTTTGTGATAATTTCGCTTGTTGATAGGTTGATGATCTTTTATTCTCTTCTTCTCTGCTAGGTCCAGATCCAGGAGCAGCCGGTCCTGCAGATGGCTACGTCCACTCAACAAGACATGCAAGGAATGTCAACTTCTCAACTTGTGCCACAGGAAGAGCTGAcagaagagcagcagcagcaggtagcATATCAATAGCGGTGGAATCTTAAGATTGGAGGCCACTGTACCAGTTCCACTATACACCTTCACTCACATCCTACAACTGATTCATTCTGATCACTTGTTGTGGAACATTTTCTATTTGAATAGATTCAGGCACAGCTGGTTGCAGCTGTGAGCGGAGAGCAACAGATTCAGTTGGCAAGTGGTCACCAAATCCAACTGCAAGGTACGCAGCAGATACAGCTCGCGGACGGCCAGCATATTCAACTGGAGGCCGGACAACAGATACAGCTACAAGGTGGACAGCAGATTCAGTTGCCGGGCGGCCAGCACATTCAGTTGCAGGGCGGGCAACAGATTCAGATACAAGATGGACAGCAGATCCAACTGCCGGGCGGACAGCAGATCCAACTCCAAGACGGACAGCAGATCCAACTGCAGAGTGGACAGCAGATTCAGCTGCAAGACGCTCAACAAATTCAGCTCCCGAGCGGCCAGCACATCCAGCTGCAGGGCGGGCAACAGATTCAACTCCAAGATGGACGGCAGATTCAACTCATGGGAGGCCAGCACATCCAGCTCCAAGATGGACAGCAGATACAATTACCAGACGGACAACAGATCCACATCCAAACCATTGAGGCTATATCTCCTCCGCAGCAACAGAACTCTCCCAGGGAGACCGAGAGACGGACCGCTACCGTCTCGTCTGTTCTTCCACCCGCCAAGAAGCGCAAGGTGGACGCTCCCTTGACGGTGTCCTACGCCGTTCCTCAGGGGCAGCAAGTGGCCACTGTCATCGCCATCCCTCAAGGGCAGCAACAAAACTACGTGTCCCTGAGGCCTGATTTGCTCACCGTCGACAGCACTCAGCTGTATAGTGCCACGGGAACCATCACCGGGCCCACAGGGGAGACGTGGACCATCCCCGTGTACTCCACCGCTCAGCAGCAGGGCGTGACTCACATCGCCATACCGCAGGAGACGTACAACACGGTGCAACTTGCCGCCGCCAACGGCAAGGCCGGTTCCTCTGCGAGGTCCACCGATGGGCAGTCTGTGTCGAGCGGGACACAGGAGGAAATAGTACAGACGCTGTTTCCCGCCCAGTTCATGAATGGGAACATTCACATCCCAGTAGCTGTCCAGACTGTAGGTGGGACTTACAATACAACGCAGTCGGTGCACATATGGGATCCCAGTCAGCAACAGAACCAAGAAGACGGAAATGAGCAACAAATCCACCTTCAGGTTAGActtcttttttcatttatttttttatttttactttattatgtaCACTGACATTTATTGTGCAATGTTGTGGTCCCTTCCGTGTTATTGTGAAGTGTTTATCAAGTTGAATCATGAAAAAATGAATGTTAACCTTTACTTTGACATACAGTGattgtttaaaataataataatagtagtaatggtaataatacattttatttggtaATGTCTTGAGGCCTTTTTTAAATTCCTCCACACACTGTGGAACCCTGAGGAACTCTGGAAAGGTGTTCCAGAAATCATTCATTGTCTTGTACAGGAACAAGGAGAAGGcgaggctagtgctgaaccgTCTGCAGAAATTTTAGTTCCCATCTCTCTGAAGCCAGACGAGGGTCTGGAGGTATGGCGCCTGTGGGTCAAGAGGAAAAATATCGAGCTAAGCAAGCAGGACAAGACAAAGCTTGCACCCATTGGCCGTAAGTCAACTTCTCAACTCCCAGCTAGCGTACTTTGAAAAGAAGTCCTGCAGCGACAAATGCCGACGATCTCTTTGCGTGCAGGTCGCCAACCGCTGCGTTTTCAAGAAGACTTGATCTCCAGTGCAGTAGCCGAGCTCAATCTCGGGCTTGCCCTCATGACGCAGGAGGCCCGAGGATCAGAGGAGGAACAATTTGCTCCAGATGTTCTTTATTATGTCTTCTTGTGTATACAAAAGGTTTGTAATACTTGTCCTACAGCCTCGCAATCAAATGCTGTATGAGGTCATccattgcttcttttttttttctcccccttttcAACAGTACCTCTTTGAAAATGGACGCGTGGATGACATTTTCTCTGATCCATACTACACTCGATTCTGTGAGAGTTTAAATAAAATCCTCACTGGTTGGAAGCCCAGTGTTCATCCTCTCGGTAAAAGACAAACTCCCATCactctttattgtcattatttgtTTACGTAAGACGAGGAATTAATTTTTGTTTGGTCACGTTGCAAGGTTACATCATTCCGAGTCATGTGACAGAGGAGATGCTGTGGGAATGTAAACAGCTTGGTGCACATTCACCTTGGACTTTATTAACAACTCTGATGTACTTTAACaccaagtgagtttttttttttccatttgcccTGTGCTCTATTGGACTGCAGGTGTGTCATCCACCACACCTCAAATAAATGGTCAGGCCATAGTGGTGTGTAAtagaaaagtagtgctttggtgcCATCGATGACTTGCCGGTTTTCTCGGGCCTGATGGGTGTCGATTCTTAATGGTTAcaaatgcttttgcccgcaGGTGTTTTCGTCTGTTAACACCTGAGCAGCACCTAAAGGTGGCCTTCTCCAAGGTCTTAAGGCACACCAGGAAGAACCCTACCAATACCAAGGACAAAGCAACTACTATCCGCCTTCTGAAAGGGCAGAGCTCACATAAAGGTACGTTGCTTGCCACTCGATTAGAAGAAAAACACTTTGCTCATGTGACTTAATTTACAGGTCCAGATGACCTATACGACGAGCAGATCGAGGATCCAGACAATCCACTCCGTTGTCCGATCAAACTTTACGACTTTTATCTCTTCAAATGGTGAGCTTGCACTCAAAACAAATATTCTGCAGATCATGTTTCTCCTTTTCCTGTAACCGCCTTTTTCCCTCGATGCAGCCCTCAAAGCGTCAAAGGTCGAAACGACGCGTACTACATGACCCCGGAGCCCGTGGTGGCGCCAAACAGCCCCATGTGGTACTCGTCTCAGCCTCTCACCACTCAGCAGGTGGAGCAAACGCTGGCGCGCATCCTGGTGGTCCGAGAGATCCAGGAGATCATCGGTGCCGCTTCCGAGAGTTAAGACGACAGACGAGAGGAAGATTGTACGATTCATCAGATTCTTGACTGCTGCCCTTTAATTGGCTCAATAAATCGCAACAATCACATGGAGAACCCAGTGAACGGGTTTGAAGCCTGCAATGAAATTGTCCTCTTAAAGTTCGCAGGAATGTAAGACTGGA
This genomic interval from Syngnathus typhle isolate RoL2023-S1 ecotype Sweden linkage group LG11, RoL_Styp_1.0, whole genome shotgun sequence contains the following:
- the LOC133162305 gene encoding transcriptional regulator QRICH1-like translates to MNEQEAGVVSFDEYVRQKARTVPQHRMKEFLESLSKGEFSQQGGATTTTTTTTAAMVYQDQTNNCVYTDSTEVAGSLLELACPVQLTSAEISPQLSMHPESEQQLQVQVQIQEQPVLQMATSTQQDMQGMSTSQLVPQEELTEEQQQQIQAQLVAAVSGEQQIQLASGHQIQLQGTQQIQLADGQHIQLEAGQQIQLQGGQQIQLPGGQHIQLQGGQQIQIQDGQQIQLPGGQQIQLQDGQQIQLQSGQQIQLQDAQQIQLPSGQHIQLQGGQQIQLQDGRQIQLMGGQHIQLQDGQQIQLPDGQQIHIQTIEAISPPQQQNSPRETERRTATVSSVLPPAKKRKVDAPLTVSYAVPQGQQVATVIAIPQGQQQNYVSLRPDLLTVDSTQLYSATGTITGPTGETWTIPVYSTAQQQGVTHIAIPQETYNTVQLAAANGKAGSSARSTDGQSVSSGTQEEIVQTLFPAQFMNGNIHIPVAVQTVGGTYNTTQSVHIWDPSQQQNQEDGNEQQIHLQEQGEGEASAEPSAEILVPISLKPDEGLEVWRLWVKRKNIELSKQDKTKLAPIGRRQPLRFQEDLISSAVAELNLGLALMTQEARGSEEEQFAPDVLYYVFLCIQKYLFENGRVDDIFSDPYYTRFCESLNKILTGWKPSVHPLGYIIPSHVTEEMLWECKQLGAHSPWTLLTTLMYFNTKCFRLLTPEQHLKVAFSKVLRHTRKNPTNTKDKATTIRLLKGQSSHKGPDDLYDEQIEDPDNPLRCPIKLYDFYLFKCPQSVKGRNDAYYMTPEPVVAPNSPMWYSSQPLTTQQVEQTLARILVVREIQEIIGAASES